From the Gallaecimonas mangrovi genome, one window contains:
- a CDS encoding type IV pilin protein: protein MNPVRGFSLIELMVTVVVVGIIASVAYPSYTRYLAKSNRAEAQAELMRLAGLEEQYRIDHRSYTSDLSKVGGTASSYSIAKGTFTVSATADTDTLTLTATASSAQADKDPDCAVLSLDETGKKTAKNSSNGGADGCW, encoded by the coding sequence ATGAACCCTGTTCGCGGCTTTTCACTGATAGAGCTGATGGTAACGGTGGTTGTTGTTGGCATTATTGCCAGTGTGGCTTACCCCAGTTACACCCGCTACTTAGCCAAATCCAACCGGGCAGAGGCGCAGGCCGAATTAATGCGGCTGGCTGGCCTTGAAGAGCAGTACCGTATTGACCACCGCAGTTACACCAGCGATTTGTCCAAAGTGGGCGGCACTGCCAGCAGTTACAGTATCGCTAAAGGCACCTTTACCGTGAGTGCCACAGCAGACACCGACACCCTGACACTGACTGCCACCGCCTCTAGCGCCCAAGCTGATAAAGACCCAGACTGCGCCGTGCTCAGTCTGGATGAAACCGGTAAAAAGACGGCGAAAAACAGTAGCAACGGAGGCGCTGATGGCTGCTGGTAA